Genomic segment of Gloeocapsa sp. PCC 7428:
AATATATACTTGAGCAAAGCGATTTTGTTGTGTAATTTTACTGATAGCTGCTGTGTATCCTGGGATTTGTGCTAAGGACAGCCCACTTTGATAAGTATCAATTGCTTTTTCTGTAATTTGAGGATTGTCACTGACAACAACAAAACGTTGATCGAGAACTGCGGCTGAATAATTTGCGTTACCTGTACTTTGTGTTTCTTGAATTTGAGTACCTTTATAGTTGCGCGAAATCAACTTAGTTTGTTGCGATCGCGGCGTTTCCCATATTTGTCGTGCAGCTGTTTGATCGGCAATTGGCAGTATCATTAAGACTGCTTGATTTTGGTTAGTCGCATTGAGTTCAGGCGGTAAAAAGGCGATCGTTGCTTCTTTACCGATCCAAGGTTTAACATCTTGCTGGTAGTTGTAGCCATAAGCCGTTAAGAAGCGATCGCGCAATTGTGTTACATTCTTTTCTAATTCGGCTCGCGTCTGCACTGTACCAAACTGTCGTAATTGTTGCCAGTGATTTTCATCTGTAGACACTGATATCGTCAGCAGGGCATCTTGCGGAACAACGTTGGTTCCGACAGGCATTTCTGCTAATCTATTTTGTTGAGTCAATACCCAATAACTGACTGCTCCAACACCAATCAAGCAGCTAGCAACAACCAAAGTCGGGAGAAATTTTTTACTTTTTTCAGGCATGGCTGAACGCAAAATAAAGATAAGCTTTCAGCGACGTTATTGCGATTACGTCACTCAAGGCAATTGAATTTTGGAATATTTTGTTTGGTCTAACAAGTCAACAGAACAACAATATCTTGATGTATAGCGCCGTTTTTTCCTAAAAGCAGACAAAGTTAATTTTAACTATTTTCATCTCAATTTGTTTTTTCGACTATATCGTACCCGTACTTAAACTTGACTTAACCTAAGTCTGCAAAGTTATTTATGGTGCCTAGACTTACTGAATACGAAAAACATCAGTACACTCACTTAGGCCAAACCTGAGCTTGTGCTACTAAACGTTAGGTAAATCGAAGTTACTTCTAAAGTAAGATTGAAATGTGTGGGCTTTTATGCAAGTGAAGGTGACTTAAGCAATTAATGACAGTTTGTCTCCACTCTGTGGTGACTTTTCTTATAAACAACCTCGATTATTTCTCGACTTCCCTCAAAAACTTTGTGTTGAATTTGTTGAAAATTGTCAAGAACCATATGCCGTTACAAATCTCTAAGTCAAAAGCCTTTATTGCACCTTTAGCTGCTTTAGCTTTAGGTCTAGCTGCCTGTGGACAACAAACAACCACCACACCTGGTACAGGTACGAATGGAAGCCCAGCAGCACAACAAGGTCCTAGTGCCAATATTAGCGGTGCTGGTGCGAGTTTTCCCGCACCGTTGTATCAGCGATGGTTCACCGAATATAACAGAAATGTTAATCCAGGCGTACAAGTTAGTTATCAATCTGTTGGTAGCGGTGCTGGTCTAGAACAGTACATCAACGGCACAGTAGATTTTGCGGCGAGTGATGCGCCAATTCAGGGCGATCGCTTAGCATCTTTCAAGCAAAAGTACAACGCCGATCCAATTCAGGTTCCAATGGCTGCGGGTGCTGTTCCCTTGGCTTACAACTTGCCAGAAATTGAAGGGCAAGAATTAAGACTTTCGCGCCAAGCTTACTGTGGCATTGTTACTGGACAAGTAACGCGGTGGAACGATCCTCTGATTGCGCAAGCCAATCCCAACTTGAATTTGCCAGACAGAGAAATTATTTTTGCCCGCCGTGCTGATGGTAGTGGCACAACA
This window contains:
- the pstS gene encoding phosphate ABC transporter substrate-binding protein PstS, which produces MPLQISKSKAFIAPLAALALGLAACGQQTTTTPGTGTNGSPAAQQGPSANISGAGASFPAPLYQRWFTEYNRNVNPGVQVSYQSVGSGAGLEQYINGTVDFAASDAPIQGDRLASFKQKYNADPIQVPMAAGAVPLAYNLPEIEGQELRLSRQAYCGIVTGQVTRWNDPLIAQANPNLNLPDREIIFARRADGSGTTFIFVNHIDAACPNWQAGVGTSVDWPVGVGAQGNEGVAAQIQQNEGTIGYIEYAYAKLNDIPTAVLENASGQYVAATPESAGAVFENVEIPDDFALLVPDPQNPEAFPIAGLTWILVYPTYQDANKWQAMRNVFEWSLTEGRPIAEELGYIPMPDSVVQRIRQVFDERVKAG